Genomic segment of Bacteroidota bacterium:
CAGCGTGTAAGCTTTCTTGTTTTTTTGAAGGTTTAAGATTGCTATTTTCGAGCGATGACAAAAGAACAGTTAAGCGTTTTCGATATTTTTAAGATTGGCATTGGCCCTTCCAGTTCACACACATTAGGTCCATGGAGGGCGGCTGAAAGGTTTTTAAATGAGATCCATGATGAGGGTAAAATCAAAGAAGTGGTTTCTGTTCAAGCTACCCTTTATGGTTCGCTGGCTAAAACCGGCAAAGGTCATGGGACGGATATTGCCATCCTTTTGGGTTTGAGCGGATTTGATCCGGTTACCTTCGATCCGGCTCTGATTGATTCCACGGTGAGCCGAATCAAATCGAGCAATAAAATAAAACTTCAGGGGACATCAGAAATAAATTTCAATTCCGTAAAGGATATACTTTTCTTAAAAAAAGAAAGCCTTCCATATCATCCAAATGCATTGCGGTTTTCGGCATTATTATCTGATGGAAATAGAAAAGAAGAAACTTACTATTCAGTAGGAGGTGGCTTTGTAGTGAAAGAAGGCGAAGATCCTTTGGCAGACCAATCTATTGTATTGCGTTATGAGGTAAACAACGCGGATGAATTGTTGGATAATTGCAAACTGGCAGGTATCAGTATTTCTCAATTGGTTAGAGAAAATGAAAAAGCTTGGAGAGCGGACAAAAAAACAGTAAAAGATTTACTGAATATCTGGCGAGTGATGACCGAATGTATATACCGGGGATGTCATACGGATGGTATTCTTCCCGGCGGGCTGAATGTGGTGCGCCGCGCAGCCCGTATAAATAAACAATTGCTGAAAGGAAAAACCGAGAACAACTTTGACGAATGGGTCATTGCCATTCAACAGTCTGATAAATCGTTCACCAACATAATGAACTGGATCAGTTGTTTCGCCTTGGCGGTGAACGAAGAAAATGCCTCGTTCGGGCGGGTGGTAACAGCACCTACCAACGGCGCTGCCGGCGTGATTCCTGCTGTGATGATGTATTACTTTGTTTTTTGCAAAGGCAACAAGGAAGAGGACATTGTGAAATTTCTAATGACCGCTTCTG
This window contains:
- a CDS encoding L-serine ammonia-lyase, with amino-acid sequence MTKEQLSVFDIFKIGIGPSSSHTLGPWRAAERFLNEIHDEGKIKEVVSVQATLYGSLAKTGKGHGTDIAILLGLSGFDPVTFDPALIDSTVSRIKSSNKIKLQGTSEINFNSVKDILFLKKESLPYHPNALRFSALLSDGNRKEETYYSVGGGFVVKEGEDPLADQSIVLRYEVNNADELLDNCKLAGISISQLVRENEKAWRADKKTVKDLLNIWRVMTECIYRGCHTDGILPGGLNVVRRAARINKQLLKGKTENNFDEWVIAIQQSDKSFTNIMNWISCFALAVNEENASFGRVVTAPTNGAAGVIPAVMMYYFVFCKGNKEEDIVKFLMTASEIGALFKKGSTISAAMGGCQAEIGVSSSMAAAGLTECLGGDVSQVMQAAEIAMEHHLGMTCDPIGGLVQIPCIERNTMGAIKAITASQLAMQSDAEEMIVSLGTVIKTMWETALDMSSKYKETADGGLAINIPLNLPEC